In one Nocardia tengchongensis genomic region, the following are encoded:
- a CDS encoding TetR/AcrR family transcriptional regulator: protein MATPHEPKQDRSRATRQRLLEATIECLAEMGWAAATVAVVAERAGVSRGAAQHHFPTREDLITAALEFMFETRMDQVKADALAVAEVAEGVARTEAVVAGLVESYTAPIFKAALQVWTHAAADPVLRERIVPMEARFGRISHRMAIEALGVDDTDPVTHHLVQATLDLARGLGLADVLTDDSLRRKEIVQQWAATLHVALHQAL, encoded by the coding sequence ATGGCGACACCCCACGAACCCAAGCAGGACCGCAGCCGGGCCACCCGGCAGCGGCTGCTGGAGGCGACCATCGAATGCCTGGCCGAAATGGGCTGGGCGGCGGCCACGGTCGCCGTGGTCGCCGAACGCGCCGGGGTGTCCCGTGGCGCGGCCCAACACCATTTCCCCACCCGCGAGGACCTGATCACCGCCGCCCTCGAGTTCATGTTCGAAACCCGCATGGACCAGGTCAAAGCCGACGCCCTGGCGGTAGCCGAGGTAGCCGAGGGCGTAGCCCGCACCGAAGCAGTAGTAGCGGGCCTCGTCGAGTCCTACACCGCCCCCATCTTCAAAGCAGCCCTCCAAGTCTGGACCCACGCCGCCGCCGACCCCGTCCTCCGCGAACGCATAGTCCCCATGGAAGCCCGCTTCGGCCGCATCTCCCACCGCATGGCCATCGAGGCCCTGGGCGTAGACGACACCGACCCGGTAACCCACCACCTCGTCCAAGCCACCCTCGACCTGGCCCGAGGCCTCGGCCTAGCCGACGTCCTCACCGACGACTCCCTACGCCGCAAGGAAATCGTCCAACAGTGGGCCGCCACCCTCCATGTCGCGCTACATCAGGCACTCTGA
- a CDS encoding ATP-grasp domain-containing protein yields MRPQWLIDLHDEFPGTAAVAAALDDALIVEPRDVMTGRWPAVQEGRTVVAYGTMPTMRSLRRVRQLGEAVFDDYTMLRCSFYYRHVYDLLGRTAVLVPFSAVPALPLRRMFDSDQVFIRSDSNYKLFPAGVHAIEDLNHWLQTYNQYRDELVVISEVVNFDHEYRCFCRNGRFVCGSSYPTEPFLPVPDPVRAFAETVAARLLTHGATMITVDVGESPDGALRLVELGGVNSWGIYGSNVADFIAAMEAEALSRADV; encoded by the coding sequence ATGCGACCGCAATGGCTCATCGATCTCCACGACGAATTCCCCGGCACCGCTGCCGTCGCGGCCGCGCTCGACGATGCCCTGATTGTCGAACCGCGTGATGTGATGACAGGGCGTTGGCCCGCCGTCCAAGAGGGCCGCACGGTCGTCGCATACGGGACGATGCCAACGATGCGGAGCCTCCGCCGAGTCCGGCAGCTCGGCGAAGCGGTGTTCGACGACTACACGATGCTGCGCTGCTCGTTCTACTACCGCCACGTGTACGACCTCCTCGGCCGCACCGCTGTCCTCGTCCCATTCTCGGCGGTCCCCGCCCTACCGCTCCGCCGCATGTTCGACAGTGACCAGGTCTTCATCCGCAGCGATTCGAACTACAAACTGTTCCCCGCAGGCGTTCACGCAATCGAGGACCTGAACCACTGGCTCCAGACTTACAACCAGTACCGAGACGAGCTGGTCGTCATATCCGAGGTCGTGAACTTCGACCACGAGTACCGCTGCTTCTGCCGCAACGGCCGTTTCGTCTGCGGAAGCTCCTACCCAACCGAGCCGTTCCTCCCCGTCCCCGATCCCGTACGTGCCTTCGCGGAAACCGTGGCGGCGCGCCTACTCACTCACGGCGCCACCATGATCACCGTCGATGTCGGCGAAAGCCCCGACGGCGCACTCCGCCTCGTCGAGCTCGGCGGCGTGAACAGCTGGGGCATTTATGGCTCGAACGTCGCCGATTTCATCGCCGCGATGGAAGCCGAGGCCCTCTCTCGCGCAGACGTCTGA
- a CDS encoding acyl-CoA dehydrogenase family protein, with translation MSPWNTPERRELRSTVRGFAEREVLPYLDQWERDGEIPRELHKKAGALGLLGVQFPESAGGSGGDAIDAAVVAEEMHYAGGSGGLFASLFTCGIAVPHIIASGNAEHIDRWVKPTLAGEKIGSLAITEPGGGSDVGHLRTTAVRDGDDYIVNGSKTFITSGVRADYVVTAVRTGGPGAAGVSLLVVEKGTPGFTVSRKLEKMGWLASDTAELSYVDVRVPVSNLVGPENSGFAQIANAFVSERVGLAVQAYGHAQRCLDLTLQWTRDRETFGRPLISRQAVQNTLSEMARRIDVARVYTHVLAERAAQGETDLIAEVCFAKNTAVETAEWVAHQAVQLFGGLGYMRESEVERHYRDVRILGIGGGTNEILTSLAAKRLGFQS, from the coding sequence GTGAGTCCCTGGAACACCCCCGAGCGCCGCGAATTGCGCTCCACCGTGCGCGGATTCGCCGAGCGCGAGGTCCTGCCGTACCTGGACCAGTGGGAGCGCGACGGCGAGATCCCGCGTGAACTGCACAAGAAGGCGGGCGCGCTGGGCCTGCTGGGCGTCCAGTTCCCGGAGTCCGCGGGCGGTTCCGGCGGTGACGCCATCGACGCGGCCGTGGTGGCCGAGGAGATGCACTACGCGGGTGGCTCGGGCGGCCTGTTCGCCTCCCTGTTCACCTGCGGTATCGCGGTGCCGCACATCATCGCCTCCGGCAATGCCGAGCACATCGACCGCTGGGTGAAGCCGACCCTGGCGGGGGAGAAGATCGGTTCGCTGGCCATCACCGAGCCGGGCGGCGGTTCCGATGTCGGGCATCTGCGCACCACCGCGGTGCGCGACGGCGACGACTACATCGTGAACGGTTCCAAGACGTTCATCACCTCCGGTGTGCGCGCCGACTACGTGGTGACCGCGGTGCGCACCGGTGGCCCCGGCGCGGCCGGTGTGTCGCTGCTGGTGGTGGAGAAGGGCACGCCCGGCTTCACGGTCAGCCGCAAGCTGGAGAAGATGGGCTGGCTGGCCTCGGACACCGCCGAGCTGTCGTATGTCGATGTGCGGGTGCCGGTCTCGAACCTGGTGGGCCCGGAGAACAGCGGATTCGCCCAGATCGCAAACGCTTTCGTGAGCGAGCGGGTGGGCCTGGCCGTGCAGGCGTACGGTCACGCGCAGCGCTGCCTGGACCTGACCCTGCAGTGGACCCGGGATCGGGAGACCTTCGGTCGTCCGCTGATCAGCCGGCAGGCCGTGCAGAACACGCTGTCGGAGATGGCCCGTCGCATCGATGTGGCCCGCGTCTACACCCACGTGCTGGCCGAGCGCGCCGCGCAGGGTGAGACCGATCTGATCGCCGAGGTCTGCTTCGCCAAGAACACCGCGGTGGAGACCGCCGAATGGGTTGCCCACCAGGCCGTGCAGTTGTTCGGCGGCCTCGGCTACATGCGCGAGTCCGAGGTCGAACGGCATTACCGGGATGTCCGCATCCTCGGCATCGGCGGCGGCACCAATGAGATTCTGACCAGCCTCGCGGCCAAGCGATTGGGGTTCCAGTCTTGA
- a CDS encoding biotin carboxylase N-terminal domain-containing protein — MEITNVLVANRGEIARRVFATCRRMGIATTAVYSDADARSPHVAEADAAIRLPGNTPGETYLRSELIIEAALAAGADAIHPGYGFLSENAEFAKAVQAAGLTWIGPPVAAIEQMGSKVESKKMMDAAGVPVLKQLDPAEVTADMLPVLIKASAGGGGRGMRVVRELSELTGQIEAAQREAQSAFGDPTVFCERYLETGRHIEVQVMADTHGTVWAVGERECSIQRRHQKVVEEAPSPLVEKIDGMRARLFEAARLASEAIGYEGAGTVEFLADEKGDFFFLEMNTRLQVEHPVTEQVTGLDLVRLQLQVAAGRPLPARQPEMRGHSIEVRLYAEDPAHDWQPQSGAVHRLDIPGTLGEFTVLTEPGVRLDTGIVDGSVVGVHYDPMLSKVISFAETRDEAAHLLASALQRAKIHGLVTNRDLLVRVLRHPAFLAGDTDTAFFATHDLEKLSAPLVSEADEQLSIVAAALSDAAANRRGARIGGGLPSGWRNLPSQAQSKSYESRLTGRHDVRYRLTRTGLEVEGHEGLELVEATTDLVILQVPGDRGPVRRRFEIARYGELVTVDSPLGPVAVRRLPRFEDPADQVAEGSLLAPMPGAVIRLGAAVGDKVEKGWPILWLEAMKMEHTIAAPTAGVLTELNVSAGQQVEVGAVLAVVHSEDQE; from the coding sequence ATGGAAATCACCAACGTTCTGGTCGCCAATCGTGGCGAGATCGCGCGGCGCGTGTTCGCGACTTGTCGTCGGATGGGTATCGCGACGACCGCCGTCTACTCGGACGCGGACGCACGGTCGCCTCACGTCGCCGAGGCCGATGCGGCAATTCGCCTGCCCGGCAATACTCCCGGCGAGACCTACCTGCGCAGTGAGCTGATCATCGAGGCCGCGCTGGCCGCCGGCGCCGACGCGATCCACCCCGGCTACGGATTCCTCTCCGAGAACGCCGAATTCGCGAAGGCCGTGCAGGCCGCCGGGCTGACCTGGATCGGCCCGCCGGTCGCGGCGATCGAGCAGATGGGCTCCAAGGTCGAGTCCAAGAAGATGATGGACGCCGCCGGCGTCCCGGTCCTGAAGCAGTTGGACCCGGCCGAGGTCACCGCGGACATGCTGCCGGTGCTGATCAAGGCGTCCGCCGGTGGTGGCGGTCGCGGCATGCGCGTGGTGCGTGAGCTGTCCGAGCTGACCGGTCAGATCGAGGCCGCGCAACGCGAAGCCCAGTCCGCCTTCGGCGATCCGACTGTGTTCTGCGAGCGCTACCTGGAGACCGGCCGCCACATCGAGGTGCAGGTCATGGCCGACACCCACGGCACCGTGTGGGCGGTCGGCGAGCGCGAGTGCTCGATTCAGCGCCGGCACCAGAAGGTCGTCGAAGAGGCGCCGTCGCCGCTGGTCGAGAAGATCGACGGGATGCGGGCCCGCCTGTTCGAGGCGGCCCGGCTGGCCTCGGAGGCGATCGGCTACGAGGGCGCGGGCACCGTCGAATTCCTCGCCGACGAGAAGGGCGACTTCTTCTTCCTGGAGATGAACACCCGTCTGCAGGTGGAGCATCCGGTCACCGAGCAGGTCACCGGGCTGGACCTGGTGCGCCTGCAGTTGCAGGTGGCGGCCGGTCGCCCGCTGCCCGCGCGGCAGCCGGAGATGCGCGGTCACTCCATCGAGGTGCGCCTCTACGCCGAGGACCCGGCCCACGACTGGCAGCCGCAGTCCGGCGCCGTCCACCGTCTCGACATCCCCGGCACCCTGGGCGAATTCACCGTGCTGACCGAGCCGGGCGTGCGCCTGGACACCGGCATCGTGGACGGCTCGGTGGTGGGCGTGCACTACGACCCGATGCTGTCGAAGGTCATCTCCTTCGCCGAGACCCGCGACGAGGCGGCGCATCTGCTGGCTTCCGCGTTGCAGCGGGCCAAGATTCACGGCCTGGTCACCAACCGCGACCTGCTGGTGCGGGTGCTTCGGCATCCGGCGTTCCTGGCCGGTGACACCGATACCGCCTTCTTCGCCACGCACGATCTCGAGAAGCTGTCCGCGCCACTGGTTTCGGAGGCGGACGAGCAGCTTTCCATCGTGGCGGCCGCGCTCTCCGACGCCGCCGCCAACCGGCGCGGGGCCCGGATCGGCGGCGGTCTGCCCAGCGGCTGGCGCAATCTGCCGTCGCAGGCGCAGTCCAAGTCCTACGAGTCCCGGCTGACCGGTCGCCACGATGTGCGGTACCGGCTCACCCGCACCGGCCTGGAGGTCGAGGGGCATGAGGGTCTCGAATTGGTGGAGGCCACAACGGATCTGGTGATCCTGCAGGTGCCCGGTGACCGCGGTCCGGTGCGCCGTCGTTTCGAGATCGCCCGCTACGGCGAGCTGGTGACGGTGGATTCCCCGCTCGGCCCGGTGGCGGTGCGCCGCCTGCCGCGTTTCGAGGATCCGGCCGATCAGGTGGCCGAGGGCTCGCTGCTGGCCCCGATGCCGGGCGCGGTGATCCGTCTCGGTGCGGCGGTCGGCGACAAGGTCGAGAAGGGCTGGCCCATTCTGTGGCTGGAGGCGATGAAGATGGAGCACACCATCGCCGCGCCCACCGCGGGCGTGCTCACCGAATTGAACGTGTCCGCCGGCCAGCAGGTCGAAGTCGGCGCCGTGCTCGCCGTGGTCCACAGCGAAGATCAGGAGTAG
- a CDS encoding CopG family transcriptional regulator has protein sequence MKRTTVKLPDELDERLRHEAERRGVTVSELTREAIAQYLCVPTGERRRFGAAGAGRSGRSDVSGRIDEILNREWGR, from the coding sequence ATGAAGCGGACCACGGTGAAACTGCCTGACGAACTCGACGAGCGCCTACGGCATGAAGCCGAACGGCGAGGCGTCACGGTCTCCGAGCTCACTCGTGAGGCGATCGCCCAGTATCTGTGCGTGCCGACCGGCGAACGCCGAAGGTTCGGGGCAGCGGGCGCGGGTCGCAGCGGGCGTTCCGACGTGTCCGGCCGGATCGATGAGATCCTCAACCGAGAGTGGGGCCGATAA
- a CDS encoding acyl-CoA dehydrogenase family protein, with the protein MSFIETDEQKALREAVAKLAAKYNFRDYAGPKARKGEPFDELWDEAGKLGFLGVNLPEEYGGGGAGIYELALVQEELAAQGCGLLLMVVSPAICGTIITKYGTEDQKQHWLTKLADGTGKMVFGITEPDAGSNSHKITTTARRDGEDWILNGRKIFISGVDQAEAVLIVARTENAKTGNLQPALFIVPVDTPGFVKTKQEMDIIEPDNQFTLFLDDVRLPATALVGQRDAAIAQLFAGLNPERIMGAAMAIGMGRYAIDRAVSYAKERAVWKGVPIGAHQGISHPLAQVKIELELAKVMMQKAAFLYDAGDDFGAAEAANMAKYAAAEASIKALDQAIQTHGGSGLTSDVGLAGMLAAARIARVAPVSREMILNFVSQHSLGLPRSY; encoded by the coding sequence ATGAGTTTCATCGAGACCGACGAACAGAAGGCGCTGCGGGAGGCGGTGGCCAAGCTGGCCGCCAAGTACAACTTCCGCGACTACGCCGGGCCCAAGGCGCGCAAGGGCGAGCCGTTCGATGAGCTGTGGGACGAGGCCGGCAAGCTCGGCTTCCTGGGCGTCAACCTGCCCGAGGAGTACGGCGGCGGTGGCGCGGGCATCTACGAGCTCGCCCTGGTGCAGGAGGAGCTGGCGGCGCAGGGTTGCGGCCTGCTGCTGATGGTTGTCTCGCCCGCCATCTGCGGCACCATCATCACCAAGTACGGCACCGAGGACCAGAAGCAGCACTGGCTGACCAAGCTGGCCGACGGCACCGGCAAGATGGTGTTCGGCATCACCGAGCCGGACGCGGGCTCCAACTCGCACAAGATCACCACCACCGCCCGCCGCGACGGCGAGGACTGGATCCTCAACGGCCGCAAGATCTTCATCTCCGGCGTGGACCAGGCCGAGGCCGTGCTGATCGTGGCCCGCACCGAGAACGCCAAGACCGGCAACCTGCAGCCCGCGCTGTTCATCGTGCCTGTCGACACCCCCGGCTTCGTGAAGACGAAGCAGGAGATGGACATCATCGAGCCGGACAACCAGTTCACGTTGTTCCTCGACGATGTGCGGCTGCCCGCCACCGCCCTGGTCGGTCAGAGAGACGCGGCGATCGCGCAGCTGTTCGCGGGCCTGAACCCGGAGCGCATCATGGGCGCGGCCATGGCGATCGGCATGGGCCGCTACGCCATCGACCGGGCGGTGTCCTACGCCAAGGAGCGCGCGGTGTGGAAGGGCGTGCCGATCGGTGCGCACCAGGGCATCTCGCATCCGCTGGCGCAGGTGAAGATCGAGCTCGAGCTGGCCAAGGTGATGATGCAGAAGGCGGCGTTTCTCTACGACGCCGGTGACGACTTCGGCGCCGCCGAGGCCGCCAATATGGCGAAGTACGCTGCGGCCGAAGCCAGCATCAAGGCGCTGGATCAGGCCATCCAGACGCACGGTGGTTCCGGCCTGACCTCCGACGTGGGTCTGGCGGGCATGCTGGCCGCCGCCCGTATCGCCCGGGTGGCGCCGGTCAGCCGCGAGATGATCCTCAACTTCGTCTCCCAGCACTCCCTGGGTCTGCCCCGGTCGTACTGA
- a CDS encoding type II toxin-antitoxin system VapC family toxin, with protein sequence MGPISALVVDAGPLYAYVDADDAHHEACLELLQTHRGPLVIPTLVITEAAYLIATRLGTEAEVRFLGDLAEGLFTIEPVHPADWLRIAELVAKYRDLPLGTADASVIATAERRNLEQIATTDRRHFSVVRPRHTPAFTLLRSRRVRLRSGAIGCCRCC encoded by the coding sequence GTGGGGCCGATAAGCGCCCTGGTCGTCGACGCCGGGCCGCTGTACGCCTACGTCGACGCCGACGACGCGCACCACGAAGCCTGTCTGGAATTGCTCCAGACCCACCGAGGCCCTCTCGTGATACCGACCCTGGTGATCACCGAAGCCGCCTACCTCATCGCGACCCGCCTCGGCACCGAAGCCGAAGTCCGCTTCCTCGGCGATCTGGCCGAGGGCTTGTTCACGATCGAGCCCGTACACCCAGCCGACTGGCTCCGCATAGCCGAACTTGTCGCGAAATATCGAGACCTCCCACTCGGCACCGCCGATGCGTCGGTGATCGCCACCGCCGAACGCCGCAACCTCGAACAGATAGCAACCACCGACCGCCGGCACTTCTCAGTGGTCCGCCCCCGCCACACCCCCGCCTTCACTCTGCTCCGTAGTCGCCGAGTTCGACTGCGATCGGGGGCTATCGGCTGCTGCCGGTGTTGTTGA
- a CDS encoding arylsulfatase — translation MAPRTRPNIVFMLLDNVGWGDWGCYGGQTPTPRIDALAAEGTRLTNYTVEPQCTPTRSAILTGRLPVRSGTTQVPLLPKPYGLCPWEYTLANLLSDAGYATAAYGKWHLGATEGRLPTDQGFDEWWGLKNTTDEAGYTGYVAYRELLDSGFPLPLAIGMGVGESPKLWEARKGERAEATGELDLEIRPFLDEKIVERATEYIARQAAANQPFFTHIGFTHIHPPERVHPDFDRTASHRLGQYADIIAEIDHRVGQVLDAIDHAGIAEDTIVVLSSDNATGGLVSVPGGSNGPWRGNFFTPPYEGSYRVPAVIRWPGHVPAGRVSNEMVAGLDWLPTFAGILGESDRVPRDRPIDGLDASAFLTSHTEKSPRRYVSLFGLDDQLMSVKVDSAKVVFRYTEGMDKPIVEPYFPMVFDLSSDPHEDFNMVDTKMDCTWILFLAGAVVADYQKSIEQYRNIETGEDFTGY, via the coding sequence ATGGCGCCGCGTACTCGACCGAATATCGTCTTCATGCTGCTGGACAACGTCGGCTGGGGTGATTGGGGGTGTTACGGCGGACAGACGCCTACCCCGCGTATCGACGCCCTCGCGGCAGAGGGCACCAGGCTGACCAATTACACCGTCGAACCGCAATGCACCCCGACCCGTTCGGCGATCCTCACCGGACGCCTGCCGGTGCGATCCGGAACCACGCAGGTGCCGTTGCTGCCGAAACCCTACGGGCTGTGCCCGTGGGAATACACGCTGGCCAACCTGCTGTCCGACGCCGGCTATGCGACGGCCGCGTACGGGAAATGGCATCTCGGAGCGACCGAGGGCAGGCTGCCGACCGATCAGGGTTTCGACGAGTGGTGGGGACTGAAGAACACCACGGACGAGGCCGGTTACACCGGGTACGTCGCCTACCGGGAGTTACTCGACAGCGGATTTCCCCTGCCCCTGGCGATCGGGATGGGAGTCGGCGAATCACCCAAACTCTGGGAAGCCAGAAAGGGCGAGAGGGCTGAGGCAACCGGCGAACTCGACCTGGAAATCCGCCCATTTCTCGACGAGAAAATCGTCGAGCGGGCCACGGAATACATTGCGCGGCAAGCGGCCGCGAACCAGCCGTTCTTCACCCACATCGGCTTCACACACATCCATCCGCCCGAGCGGGTGCACCCCGATTTCGACCGGACGGCATCGCACCGGCTCGGCCAGTACGCCGACATCATCGCCGAGATAGACCATCGCGTGGGTCAGGTTCTCGACGCCATCGATCACGCGGGGATCGCCGAGGACACGATCGTCGTACTTTCCAGCGACAACGCAACGGGCGGACTTGTCAGCGTCCCAGGTGGTTCGAACGGGCCTTGGCGAGGAAATTTCTTCACCCCACCCTATGAGGGCTCCTACCGGGTACCAGCGGTTATCCGCTGGCCGGGCCATGTGCCTGCCGGGCGCGTGAGCAACGAGATGGTGGCCGGCCTCGACTGGCTGCCGACCTTCGCCGGGATCCTCGGTGAATCCGACCGCGTCCCCCGCGACCGGCCCATCGACGGCCTCGATGCTTCGGCGTTCCTGACCAGCCACACCGAGAAGTCGCCACGCAGATACGTCTCGTTGTTCGGGCTCGACGACCAGCTGATGTCGGTGAAGGTGGACTCGGCCAAAGTCGTGTTCCGCTACACCGAAGGAATGGATAAACCCATAGTCGAACCGTACTTTCCCATGGTCTTCGACCTGAGCAGCGATCCGCACGAAGACTTCAACATGGTCGATACCAAAATGGACTGCACCTGGATCTTGTTCCTGGCCGGCGCAGTCGTCGCGGACTATCAGAAAAGCATCGAGCAGTATCGCAATATCGAGACCGGAGAAGACTTCACCGGCTACTGA
- a CDS encoding acyl-CoA carboxylase subunit beta — MSILRTSVDPNSADYQAAAEAMSAKLAEVEVEYAKNIAGGGPDKMARHRKRGKLTARERIELLLDEDSPFLELAPLAAWGSDFHVGASVIAGIGIVEGVECMITAPDPTVRGGTSNPWTLRKTLRMNDIALENRLPVIGLVESGGADLPTQKEVFVPGGRMFRDLTRLSAAGIPTIALVFGNSTAGGAYIPGMSDYTVMIKERSKVFLGGPPLVKMATGEESDDESLGGAEMHARTSGLADYLAVDEQDAIRLGRSIVKRLNWQKQGPAARPVTEVIEPLHDPEELLGIVPTDLKIPFDPREVIARVVDGSDFDEFKPLYGSSLVTGWAELHGYPVGILANARGVLFSEESQKATQFIQLANQKNTPLLFLHNTTGYMVGKEYEQKGIIKHGAMMINAVSNSKVPHISVLMGASYGAGHYGMCGRAYDPRFVFAWPSAKSAVMGGAQLAGVISIVGRAANEARGIPFNEEADAGLRAMIEAQIEAESLPMFMSGRLYDDGVIDPRDTRTVLGMALSAIHNAPIKGAEGFGVFRM, encoded by the coding sequence TTGAGTATTCTGCGCACATCCGTGGACCCGAATTCGGCGGACTATCAAGCCGCCGCCGAGGCGATGAGCGCCAAGCTCGCCGAGGTCGAGGTCGAATACGCGAAGAACATCGCGGGCGGCGGCCCGGACAAGATGGCGCGGCATCGCAAGCGCGGCAAGCTGACCGCGCGCGAGCGCATCGAACTGCTGCTCGACGAGGATTCGCCGTTCCTGGAGCTGGCCCCGCTGGCCGCCTGGGGCAGCGACTTCCATGTGGGTGCGAGCGTCATCGCGGGCATCGGCATCGTGGAGGGTGTCGAGTGCATGATCACCGCGCCGGATCCGACCGTGCGCGGCGGCACCTCCAACCCGTGGACGCTGCGGAAAACCTTGCGCATGAACGACATCGCGCTGGAGAACCGGCTGCCGGTGATCGGCCTGGTGGAGTCCGGCGGCGCGGATCTGCCGACGCAGAAAGAGGTCTTCGTCCCCGGCGGCCGCATGTTCCGGGACCTGACCCGGCTCTCGGCGGCCGGAATCCCCACCATCGCACTGGTTTTCGGCAACTCGACGGCCGGTGGCGCGTACATCCCGGGCATGTCCGACTACACGGTCATGATCAAGGAGCGCTCCAAGGTGTTCCTGGGCGGCCCGCCGCTGGTGAAGATGGCCACCGGTGAGGAGTCCGACGACGAGTCGCTGGGCGGCGCGGAAATGCACGCCCGCACTTCGGGTCTGGCCGACTACCTGGCCGTCGACGAGCAGGACGCGATCCGGCTGGGCCGCTCCATCGTCAAGCGCCTGAACTGGCAGAAGCAGGGTCCGGCCGCGCGCCCGGTCACCGAGGTGATCGAGCCGCTACACGACCCGGAGGAACTGCTCGGCATCGTGCCGACCGACCTGAAGATCCCGTTCGATCCGCGCGAGGTCATCGCCCGCGTGGTCGACGGCTCGGACTTCGACGAGTTCAAGCCACTCTACGGTTCCAGCCTGGTGACCGGCTGGGCGGAGCTGCACGGCTACCCGGTCGGCATTCTCGCCAACGCGCGCGGCGTGCTGTTCTCCGAGGAGTCGCAGAAGGCCACCCAGTTCATCCAGCTGGCCAATCAGAAGAACACGCCACTGCTGTTCCTGCACAACACCACCGGCTACATGGTCGGCAAGGAGTACGAGCAGAAGGGCATCATCAAGCACGGCGCGATGATGATCAACGCGGTCTCGAACTCGAAGGTGCCGCACATCTCGGTGCTGATGGGCGCGTCCTACGGCGCCGGCCACTACGGCATGTGCGGTCGCGCCTACGATCCGCGCTTCGTGTTCGCCTGGCCGAGTGCGAAATCCGCCGTCATGGGTGGTGCGCAGCTGGCGGGCGTCATCTCCATCGTGGGCCGGGCGGCCAACGAGGCGCGCGGCATCCCGTTCAACGAGGAGGCCGACGCCGGTCTGCGCGCCATGATCGAGGCGCAGATCGAGGCCGAATCGCTGCCCATGTTCATGTCGGGCCGCCTCTACGACGACGGCGTCATCGACCCCCGCGACACCCGCACGGTGTTGGGAATGGCCTTGTCCGCCATTCACAATGCCCCGATCAAGGGCGCCGAGGGCTTCGGCGTCTTCCGGATGTGA